In a genomic window of Lycium ferocissimum isolate CSIRO_LF1 chromosome 9, AGI_CSIRO_Lferr_CH_V1, whole genome shotgun sequence:
- the LOC132069394 gene encoding nuatigenin 3-beta-glucosyltransferase-like — MAAVLKKQTTIPPHVVFLPYAMTSHITPLVHIARLFAYHGLRVTIITTPHNALIFQSSIDNDRCLVPGCNISVQTLKFPSYEMGLPDGVENFSACPSLEIAGKVHYGFFVLLQKPMEQLIRNLKPQCIVSDMFFPWTIDLAEELNIPRFSFQTANFFFQCVWHCLREYAPHEKVALDSDDQSFLIPGLPHEIKMKLSEIEDFFFEDNFSRQTYKAVREAELRSQGIIHNTCSELEPEYVDIYENIRGVKGWHVGPTFLFINELEKSQNSNPTCFDDPWKKCGDCLNWLEDQEPNSVLFVCFGSSVRFSNDQLKEIALALNAAKCPFILVAKEQGNKNQLEEKDDNNYGDWWQLDSFKELVVNNKRCFIVKGWAPQVLILEHRAIGGFLTHCGWNSVLEALTMGIPLITWPLFAEQFYNQKLLVLLGLAIEVGSDVWNSGFIVSSPVVSREKIELAIERLMYDSEERKKIRANAKLMAEKVKSSAEEGGSSHSHLIALIEEIKHCATFNSST; from the coding sequence ATGGCAGCAGTACTGAAGaaacaaacaacaataccacCCCATGTGGTGTTCCTTCCATACGCCATGACGAGTCATATAACTCCATTGGTACATATTGCTCGACTCTTTGCTTACCACGGCCTCAGGGTCACCATCATTACCACTCCCCATAATGCCCTCATTTTTCAATCTTCAATCGACAATGATCGTTGTCTTGTGCCAGGCTGCAACATTTCTGTCCAAACACTTAAGTTTCCATCATATGAAATGGGGTTACCCGACGGAGTTGAAAATTTTTCGGCCTGCCCTTCTTTGGAAATAGCTGGCAAAGTTCACTATGGCTTCTTTGTTCTGCTCCAAAAACCCATGGAGCAGTTAATTCGCAATCTCAAACCTCAATGCATTGTTTCTGACATGTTCTTTCCTTGGACCATTGATTTGGCTGAGGAGCTAAATATTCCGAGGTTTTCCTTTCAGACTGCCAATTTCTTCTTTCAGTGCGTCTGGCATTGTCTTAGGGAATACGCACCTCATGAGAAAGTGGCGTTGGATTCCGATGATCAGAGCTTTTTGATCCCCGGCCTGCCTCATGAGATCAAAATGAAACTCTCCGAGATTGAAGATTTCTTTTTTGAGGACAACTTTTCCCGCCAGACATATAAGGCGGTCAGAGAAGCTGAGCTTCGTAGCCagggcatcattcataacacttGCTCAGAGCTGGAACCCGAATACGTTGACATCTATGAAAACATTAGAGGGGTAAAAGGCTGGCATGTAGGTCCGACTTTTCTATTTATCAATGAATTAGAAAAATCGCAAAATTCCAATCCGACTTGTTTTGATGATCCTTGGAAAAAGTGCGGTGATTGTTTGAATTGGCTTGAAGATCAAGAGCCTAACTCTGTTCTATTTGTTTGCTTTGGGAGTAGCGTAAGATTTTCAAATGATCAACTTAAGGAAATCGCATTAGCTTTGAATGCAGCCAAATGCCCATTTATTTTGGTAGCTAAAGAGCAGGGGAACAAAAACCAGTTagaagaaaaagatgacaacaATTATGGTGATTGGTGGCAGCTTGATAGTTTTAAGGAATTGGTTGTCAATAACAAGAGGTGCTTTATCGTCAAAGGGTGGGCCCCACAAGTATTAATTCTAGAACATCGAGCAATTGGTGGGTTCTTGACTCATTGTGGTTGGAATTCTGTACTTGAAGCTCTGACTATGGGCATACCATTGATCACCTGGCCCCTATTTGCTGAGCAATTTTACAACCAGAAGCTTTTGGTGCTACTTGGGCTTGCAATTGAAGTCGGATCAGATGTGTGGAACTCGGGGTTCATAGTGTCAAGTCCAGTGGTATCGAGAGAAAAGATAGAGTTGGCCATCGAGCGTTTGATGTATGATTCAgaggaaaggaagaaaatacGAGCAAATGCTAAGTTGATGGCAGAGAAAGTGAAGAGTTCCGCTGAAGAAGGGGGTTCCTCTCATTCACACCTCATCGCATTGATTGAGGAAATCAAGCATTGTGCTACTTTCAACAGCTCCACCTGA
- the LOC132069393 gene encoding nuatigenin 3-beta-glucosyltransferase-like has product MAAIDNGKRLHVLFLPYFATGHIIPLVNAARLFAYRGVNVTILTTHHNASLFRSSIDNDDNHSIIFIDTLRFPSTQVGLPEGIENFSIAPSSEMSGKIFHAIYLLQKPMEDKIREIRPDCIFSDMYFPWTVDIAKELNIPRLLFNQSSYMYHSILHNLKLYKPHKQISTSSSSTNFLVPGLPDKIKFKLSQLTEDLVKPEDERSPYDELLDQIQDVEDQSYGIVHDTFYELEPAYADYYQKIKKIKCWHIGPISHFSSKLIPKKEVTNAAADKNSCAIVEWLNEQKPKSVLYVSFGSIVILPEGQLTEIAKALAASTLPFIWVVRKDQSEQVMWLPDGFEERKNGLIIKGWAPQLTILDHSALGGFMTHCGWNSVLEAIVAGVPMLTWPLSAEQFYNEKLVEVVGLGVKVGSEICNLQGGEILSPIIGSKKIKEAIERLMSDGSKESQEIREKAIAVSEMAKNAIGEGGSSWNSLTALIDDIKNFTSSS; this is encoded by the coding sequence ATGGCAGCCATAGATAACGGCAAGCGACTACACGTCCTCTTCCTTCCTTACTTCGCCACAGGTCATATCATCCCATTAGTCAACGCTGCCAGGCTATTCGCCTATCGCGGCGTTAACGTCACTATCCTCACTACCCATCACAACGCCTCCCTCTTCCGATCTTCCATTGACAATGACGACAACCATTCCATAATTTTTATCGATACTCTCAGGTTCCCTTCCACCCAAGTTGGCTTGCCTGAAGGAATCGAGAACTTCAGCATTGCTCCTTCCTCTGAAATGTCCGGTAAAATATTTCACGCCATTTATCTTCTCCAAAAACCAATGGAAGACAAAATTCGCGAAATTCGTCCTGATTGTATCTTCTCTGATATGTACTTCCCTTGGACCGTCGATATTGCTAAGGAGCTAAACATCCCCAGGCTCTTGTTCAACCAATCCAGCTATATGTACCACAGCATTTTGCACAATCTTAAGCTTTACAAACCTCACAAGCAAATCAGTACTAGTAGCAGTAGTACTAATTTCTTAGTTCCTGGTTTACCAGATAAGATCAAGTTCAAGCTATCTCAACTTACAGAGGATCTGGTTAAGCCCGAGGATGAGAGGAGTCCTTATGACGAATTGCTCGATCAAATTCAAGATGTCGAAGATCAAAGCTATGGCATTGTTCACGACACTTTTTACGAGCTAGAACCTGCCTACGCTGACTACTAtcagaagatcaagaaaatcaaatgTTGGCATATTGGTCCCATCTcccatttttcttccaaattaatcCCAAAAAAAGAAGTAACTAATGCCGCTGCTGACAAAAACTCATGTGCCATTGTAGAGTGGTTGAATGAGCAAAAGCCCAAATCAGTTCTCTATGTCTCTTTCGGGAGCATAGTTATACTTCCAGAAGGCCAACTCACAGAAATCGCGAAAGCTCTGGCAGCGTCGACCCTCCCTTTCATTTGGGTAGTGCGGAAGGACCAATCAGAACAAGTCATGTGGCTACCTGACGGTTTCGAAGAACGGAAAAACGGTTTGATTATTAAAGGGTGGGCCCCGCAGCTGACAATCTTGGACCATTCAGCTCTAGGAGGATTCATGACTCACTGTGGTTGGAATTCGGTTCTTGAAGCTATTGTTGCCGGCGTGCCGATGCTGACGTGGCCGCTTTCTGCCGAGCAATTCTACAACGAGAAGCTTGTGGAGGTTGTGGGGTTGGGAGTCAAAGTGGGGTCAGAGATATGTAACTTGCAAGGTGGTGAGATCTTGAGTCCTATAATAGGGAGTAAAAAGATTAAAGAAGCAATAGAGCGATTGATGAGTGATGGTTCAAAAGAAAGTCAGGAAATTAGGGAGAAAGCAATAGCTGTGAGTGAAATGGCTAAAAATGCAATTGGTGAAGGTGGATCTTCATGGAACAGTCTCACGGCGCTCATTGACGATATCAAGAATTTTACTTCTTCGTCGTAG